One genomic region from Populus nigra chromosome 8, ddPopNigr1.1, whole genome shotgun sequence encodes:
- the LOC133700642 gene encoding ranBP2-type zinc finger protein At1g67325-like isoform X2, whose translation MSQVDSRNSSAAKRARTDGSRREDDWTCPSCGNVNFSFRTTCNMRNCTQPRPADHNSKSAAKPLQAPQGYSSAPYLGSGAPSSMYMGMPPYGPSLFNGSSIPPYDVPFTGGSAYHYNYGSRLSGGSPYRPLHMSGPPPYSGGSMMGNGGMYAMPPLMDRYGLGMPMGPAAMGPRPGFFLDDKSQKGSDATRDNDWTCPKCGNVNFSFRTFCNMRKCNTPKPGSQAAKSDKNSKQKMPEGSWKCEKCNNINYPFRTKCNRQNCGAEKPSESTKSPSPEPDEVEQ comes from the exons ATGTCTCAG GTGGATAGCAGAAATTCATCAGCAGCGAAGCGTGCAAGAACTGACG GTAGTCGCAGGGAGGATGACTGGACTTGTCCAAGCTGCGGCAATGTCAACTTTTCATTCAGGACAACTTGTAATATGCGCAATTGTACCCAACCCAGGCCAGCTGATCATAATTCG AAATCTGCTGCCAAGCCCCTGCAAGCACCACAGGGTTACTCATCAGCTCCATATTTAGGTTCTGGTGCACCTTCTTCAATGTATATGGGTATGCCACCATATGGGCCCTCCCTCTTCAATGGATCCTCTATTCCTCCATATGACGTTCCGTTCACGGGGGGCTCAGCTTATCATTACAACTATGGCAGCCGCCTTTCTGGTGGCAGTCCATATAGACCGTTGCATATGTCAGGACCACCTCCTTACTCTGGTGGATCTATGATGGGAAATG GTGGGATGTACGCAATGCCCCCCCTAATGGACCGGTATGGATTGGGTATGCCAATGGGCCCTGCAGCTATG GGGCCGAGGCCAGGTTTTTTCCTAGACGATAAATCTCAGAAGGGTTCAG ATGCGACGCGTGATAATGACTGGACATGCCCAAAATGTGGGAACGTTAACTTCTCTTTTAGAACTTTTTGCAACATGAGAAAGTGCAATACACCAAAGCCAGGATCTCAG GCTGCTAAGTCTGACAAAAATTCCA aacaaaaaatgcCGGAGGGAAGCTGGAAGTGTGAAAAATGCAACAATATAAACTACCCATTCCGGACTAAGTGCAATAGACAAAATTGTGGGGCTGAGAAACCTTCTGAGTCAACAAAATCCCCTTCTCCAGAACCAGATGAGGTTGAACAG TGA
- the LOC133701335 gene encoding squamosa promoter-binding-like protein 2 isoform X2: MSSVSLMEWNGKPHLQWDWENLIMFNAITNENSKQLSLTDLETDGEKGNDSGFFYSSGSVSRSRGSISDLELASFSKSSKSASTNSSSAGEVKTSKFTLEASKTNPSDYNKEELVKAKATDTSPTLEASVGSGDQLLGLKLGKRTYFEDACAGSNAQSSSISTIPVPSFTPAKKLKSSNHSQRAPRCQVEGCNLDLSSAKDYHRKHRVCESHSKCPKVIVAGLERRFCQQCSRFHGLSEFDEKKKSCRRRLSDHNARRRKQPGSVHLNPSRLSSSLYDERQQMSHVWDKAPLVHSRPNANLTWESTSTSKFTITKEYIGKPAEIGGSDRRLHWPGIDLTNSIAIQHHHKSNGFLPSKAKGTAGLDYSLVPSKVEATPEFHRATPEFHRALSLLSTDSWGSCEPQSISFEQPMHANHTSMPQSVLHTVPQSSPLASSEYWRTEQQSNDPQVHTLSSRTDGSNYLQEFQLLRTSNGNDFYSSHMN, from the exons ATGAGTTCTGTCTCACTGATGGAGTGGAATGGCAAACCCCACTTGCAGTGGGACTGGGAAAACCTGATAATGTTCAATGcaataacaaatgaaaattcAAAGCAGTTAAGCCTAACAGATTTGGAAACTGATGGAGAAAAAGGAAATGATTCTGGGTTTTTCTATTCATCTGGGAGTGTAAGCAGAAGCCGTGGATCTATCTCTGACTTAGAACTTGCTTCTTTCTCAAAGAGCTCGAAGTCAGCTTCCACCAATTCTTCATCAGCTGGGGAAGTTAAAACATCCAAATTCACTTTGGAGGCCTCTAAAACAAATCCATCGGATTACAATAAGGAAGAACTTGTGAAGGCTAAGGCAACTGATACTTCTCCCACGCTTGAAGCTTCAGTTGGTTCAGGTGACCAGCTGCTTGGTTTGAAGCTTGGTAAAAGAACTTACTTTGAAGATGCTTGTGCTGGGAGCAATGCTCAGTCTTCATCAATTTCTACGATTCCTGTGCCTTCTTTTACTCCAGCAAAGAAATTGAAGTCCAGTAATCATAGTCAGCGTGCTCCACGCTGTCAAGTAGAAGGCTGTAACCTTGACCTCTCATCAGCTAAAGATTACCATCGTAAACATAGAGTTTGTGAAAGCCATTCAAAGTGCCCAAAGGTCATTGTAGCTGGTTTGGAACGCAGGTTTTGCCAGCAGTGTAGCAG GTTCCATGGTCTGTCAGAGTttgatgaaaagaagaaaagctgCCGCAGGCGACTTTCTGATCACAATGCAAGACGCCGCAAACAGCCAGGATCTGTCCATTTGAATCCTTCAAGACTTTCTTCATCATTATATG ATGAGAGGCAACAGATGAGTCATGTTTGGGACAAGGCACCACTTGTTCATTCCAGGCCCAATGCAAATTTGACATGGGAAAGCACATCCACCTCCAAGTTCACAATAACAAAAGAGTATATAGGAAAGCCTGCAGAAATAGGTGGTAGTGATAGGAGGCTCCACTGGCCTGGCATTGATCTGACAAATAGCATTGCTATTCAGCACCATCATAAGTCTAATGGCTTCTTACCATCCAAGGCCAAGGGCACTGCAG GTTTGGACTACTCTCTCGTTCCTTCCAAAGTGGAAGCAACGCCAGAATTTCATCGTGCAACACCAGAATTTCATCGTGCTCTCTCTCTTCTGTCAACCGATTCATGGGGTTCATGTGAGCCACAATCTATTTCATTTGAACAGCCCATGCATGCAAATCACACCAGCATGCCTCAGTCGGTGCTACATACTGTACCCCAAAGCTCACCACTTGCTTCATCAGAGTACTGGAGGACTGAGCAACAGTCAAATGACCCTCAAGTGCATACCTTGAGTTCACGCACTGATGGTAGCAATTACCTTCAAGAGTTTCAGCTGTTAAGAACGTCAAACGGGAATGACTTCTATTCCAGTCACATGAACTGA
- the LOC133701335 gene encoding squamosa promoter-binding-like protein 2 isoform X1 → MSSVSLMEWNGKPHLQWDWENLIMFNAITNENSKQLSLTDLETDGEKGNDSGFFYSSGSVSRSRGSISDLELASFSKSSKSASTNSSSAGEVKTSKFTLEASKTNPSDYNKEELVKAKATDTSPTLEASVGSGDQLLGLKLGKRTYFEDACAGSNAQSSSISTIPVPSFTPAKKLKSSNHSQRAPRCQVEGCNLDLSSAKDYHRKHRVCESHSKCPKVIVAGLERRFCQQCSRFHGLSEFDEKKKSCRRRLSDHNARRRKQPGSVHLNPSRLSSSLYGIDERQQMSHVWDKAPLVHSRPNANLTWESTSTSKFTITKEYIGKPAEIGGSDRRLHWPGIDLTNSIAIQHHHKSNGFLPSKAKGTAGLDYSLVPSKVEATPEFHRATPEFHRALSLLSTDSWGSCEPQSISFEQPMHANHTSMPQSVLHTVPQSSPLASSEYWRTEQQSNDPQVHTLSSRTDGSNYLQEFQLLRTSNGNDFYSSHMN, encoded by the exons ATGAGTTCTGTCTCACTGATGGAGTGGAATGGCAAACCCCACTTGCAGTGGGACTGGGAAAACCTGATAATGTTCAATGcaataacaaatgaaaattcAAAGCAGTTAAGCCTAACAGATTTGGAAACTGATGGAGAAAAAGGAAATGATTCTGGGTTTTTCTATTCATCTGGGAGTGTAAGCAGAAGCCGTGGATCTATCTCTGACTTAGAACTTGCTTCTTTCTCAAAGAGCTCGAAGTCAGCTTCCACCAATTCTTCATCAGCTGGGGAAGTTAAAACATCCAAATTCACTTTGGAGGCCTCTAAAACAAATCCATCGGATTACAATAAGGAAGAACTTGTGAAGGCTAAGGCAACTGATACTTCTCCCACGCTTGAAGCTTCAGTTGGTTCAGGTGACCAGCTGCTTGGTTTGAAGCTTGGTAAAAGAACTTACTTTGAAGATGCTTGTGCTGGGAGCAATGCTCAGTCTTCATCAATTTCTACGATTCCTGTGCCTTCTTTTACTCCAGCAAAGAAATTGAAGTCCAGTAATCATAGTCAGCGTGCTCCACGCTGTCAAGTAGAAGGCTGTAACCTTGACCTCTCATCAGCTAAAGATTACCATCGTAAACATAGAGTTTGTGAAAGCCATTCAAAGTGCCCAAAGGTCATTGTAGCTGGTTTGGAACGCAGGTTTTGCCAGCAGTGTAGCAG GTTCCATGGTCTGTCAGAGTttgatgaaaagaagaaaagctgCCGCAGGCGACTTTCTGATCACAATGCAAGACGCCGCAAACAGCCAGGATCTGTCCATTTGAATCCTTCAAGACTTTCTTCATCATTATATGGTATTG ATGAGAGGCAACAGATGAGTCATGTTTGGGACAAGGCACCACTTGTTCATTCCAGGCCCAATGCAAATTTGACATGGGAAAGCACATCCACCTCCAAGTTCACAATAACAAAAGAGTATATAGGAAAGCCTGCAGAAATAGGTGGTAGTGATAGGAGGCTCCACTGGCCTGGCATTGATCTGACAAATAGCATTGCTATTCAGCACCATCATAAGTCTAATGGCTTCTTACCATCCAAGGCCAAGGGCACTGCAG GTTTGGACTACTCTCTCGTTCCTTCCAAAGTGGAAGCAACGCCAGAATTTCATCGTGCAACACCAGAATTTCATCGTGCTCTCTCTCTTCTGTCAACCGATTCATGGGGTTCATGTGAGCCACAATCTATTTCATTTGAACAGCCCATGCATGCAAATCACACCAGCATGCCTCAGTCGGTGCTACATACTGTACCCCAAAGCTCACCACTTGCTTCATCAGAGTACTGGAGGACTGAGCAACAGTCAAATGACCCTCAAGTGCATACCTTGAGTTCACGCACTGATGGTAGCAATTACCTTCAAGAGTTTCAGCTGTTAAGAACGTCAAACGGGAATGACTTCTATTCCAGTCACATGAACTGA
- the LOC133700642 gene encoding ranBP2-type zinc finger protein At1g67325-like isoform X1: MSQVDSRNSSAAKRARTDGSRREDDWTCPSCGNVNFSFRTTCNMRNCTQPRPADHNSKSAAKPLQAPQGYSSAPYLGSGAPSSMYMGMPPYGPSLFNGSSIPPYDVPFTGGSAYHYNYGSRLSGGSPYRPLHMSGPPPYSGGSMMGNGGMYAMPPLMDRYGLGMPMGPAAMGPRPGFFLDDKSQKGSDATRDNDWTCPKCGNVNFSFRTFCNMRKCNTPKPGSQAAKSDKNSKQKMPEGSWKCEKCNNINYPFRTKCNRQNCGAEKPSESTKSPSPEPDEVEQDCFLSSRGSFIFHVHCS, from the exons ATGTCTCAG GTGGATAGCAGAAATTCATCAGCAGCGAAGCGTGCAAGAACTGACG GTAGTCGCAGGGAGGATGACTGGACTTGTCCAAGCTGCGGCAATGTCAACTTTTCATTCAGGACAACTTGTAATATGCGCAATTGTACCCAACCCAGGCCAGCTGATCATAATTCG AAATCTGCTGCCAAGCCCCTGCAAGCACCACAGGGTTACTCATCAGCTCCATATTTAGGTTCTGGTGCACCTTCTTCAATGTATATGGGTATGCCACCATATGGGCCCTCCCTCTTCAATGGATCCTCTATTCCTCCATATGACGTTCCGTTCACGGGGGGCTCAGCTTATCATTACAACTATGGCAGCCGCCTTTCTGGTGGCAGTCCATATAGACCGTTGCATATGTCAGGACCACCTCCTTACTCTGGTGGATCTATGATGGGAAATG GTGGGATGTACGCAATGCCCCCCCTAATGGACCGGTATGGATTGGGTATGCCAATGGGCCCTGCAGCTATG GGGCCGAGGCCAGGTTTTTTCCTAGACGATAAATCTCAGAAGGGTTCAG ATGCGACGCGTGATAATGACTGGACATGCCCAAAATGTGGGAACGTTAACTTCTCTTTTAGAACTTTTTGCAACATGAGAAAGTGCAATACACCAAAGCCAGGATCTCAG GCTGCTAAGTCTGACAAAAATTCCA aacaaaaaatgcCGGAGGGAAGCTGGAAGTGTGAAAAATGCAACAATATAAACTACCCATTCCGGACTAAGTGCAATAGACAAAATTGTGGGGCTGAGAAACCTTCTGAGTCAACAAAATCCCCTTCTCCAGAACCAGATGAGGTTGAACAG GATTGTTTCCTAAGCTCCCGTGGTTCCTTTATCTTCCACGTCCACTGTTCATGA